One segment of Streptomyces sp. NBC_00576 DNA contains the following:
- a CDS encoding dolichyl-phosphate-mannose--protein mannosyltransferase yields the protein MTSTAPSTDIRQSSSSPEQRPSWQQRLRRYGYTAKPRSDVRDRLVPPYTEPSPQLWATLGLPPTITDRITRWSGWGGPLLVTLLAGVLRFWDLGSPKRVMFDETYYAKDAWGIIHRGFEVNWDKDVNNLILNTDGHVPIPTDPAYVVHPPVGKYVIGLGEWMFGFNPFGWRFMTALLGTLSVLILCRVGRRIFRSTFLGCLAGALMAVDGLAFVMSRTSLLDGVLQFFVLAAFGCLVIDRDKARERLAAALPPDADGVVRPDAHTAETTRLGVRPWRWTAGLMLGLAIGTKWNGLYILAAFCVMAVLWDIGSRKVAGARHPYEAVLKRDLGWAFLATVPVAVFTYVLSWTAWILSPSNGTGGYYRNWAATQGKGSSWSWLFPDWWRSLWHYEHMVYEFHVGLHTPHNYQSNPWSWLVLGRPVSFFYEAPEPGKGGCPTDAGQQCAREVLALGTPLLWWAACFAVLYILYRWLFRRDWRAGAIACGIAAGYLPWFMYQERTIFFFYAIVFLPFLCLAVAMMIGAIVGPPGSSERRRVAGAAGAGVLVLLIAWNFIYFWPLYTGTAIPIDSWRSRMWLDTWV from the coding sequence GTGACCAGTACCGCGCCCTCCACGGATATCCGGCAAAGCTCATCCTCGCCAGAGCAGCGGCCGTCGTGGCAGCAGCGGCTGCGCCGCTACGGATACACGGCGAAGCCGAGAAGCGACGTCAGGGACCGGCTGGTGCCGCCGTACACCGAGCCGAGCCCCCAACTGTGGGCGACCCTCGGACTGCCGCCGACCATCACCGACCGGATCACGCGCTGGTCGGGCTGGGGCGGTCCGCTGCTGGTGACACTGCTGGCGGGCGTGCTGCGCTTCTGGGACCTGGGCAGTCCGAAGCGGGTGATGTTCGACGAGACGTACTACGCGAAGGACGCGTGGGGCATCATCCACCGCGGCTTCGAGGTCAACTGGGACAAGGACGTCAACAACCTGATCCTGAACACCGACGGGCACGTGCCGATCCCGACGGACCCGGCCTATGTCGTGCATCCGCCCGTCGGCAAGTACGTCATCGGGCTCGGCGAATGGATGTTCGGGTTCAACCCGTTCGGCTGGCGCTTCATGACGGCGCTGCTGGGCACGCTGTCGGTCCTGATCCTGTGCCGCGTCGGCCGCCGTATCTTCCGCTCCACCTTCCTGGGCTGCCTGGCGGGCGCGCTGATGGCGGTGGACGGCCTGGCTTTCGTGATGAGCCGTACCTCGCTGCTCGACGGCGTCCTCCAGTTCTTCGTCCTCGCCGCCTTCGGCTGCCTGGTCATCGACCGCGACAAGGCCCGCGAACGGCTGGCGGCGGCGCTCCCGCCGGACGCGGACGGTGTCGTACGACCGGACGCGCACACCGCCGAGACGACGCGCCTCGGCGTGCGCCCCTGGCGCTGGACGGCAGGCCTGATGCTGGGCCTGGCCATCGGTACGAAGTGGAACGGCCTGTACATACTGGCCGCGTTCTGTGTGATGGCGGTGCTGTGGGACATCGGCTCCCGCAAGGTCGCCGGCGCCCGCCACCCGTACGAAGCGGTCCTCAAGCGCGACCTGGGCTGGGCGTTCCTGGCGACGGTCCCGGTCGCCGTCTTCACGTACGTGCTGTCCTGGACGGCCTGGATCCTCTCCCCGTCGAACGGCACCGGCGGCTACTACCGCAACTGGGCGGCGACCCAGGGCAAGGGCAGCAGCTGGTCGTGGCTGTTCCCGGACTGGTGGCGCAGCCTCTGGCACTACGAGCACATGGTGTACGAGTTCCACGTGGGCCTGCACACCCCGCACAACTACCAGTCGAACCCGTGGAGTTGGCTCGTCCTGGGCCGCCCGGTCTCGTTCTTCTACGAGGCCCCCGAACCCGGCAAGGGCGGCTGCCCCACCGACGCCGGCCAGCAGTGCGCCCGCGAGGTCCTGGCCCTCGGCACGCCCCTCCTGTGGTGGGCGGCCTGCTTCGCGGTCCTGTACATCCTGTACCGCTGGCTGTTCCGGCGCGACTGGCGGGCGGGGGCCATCGCCTGCGGGATCGCGGCGGGCTATCTCCCCTGGTTCATGTACCAGGAGCGCACGATCTTCTTCTTCTACGCGATCGTCTTCCTGCCCTTCCTGTGCCTGGCCGTGGCGATGATGATCGGCGCGATCGTCGGTCCACCGGGTTCGAGCGAACGACGCCGGGTCGCGGGGGCGGCGGGCGCGGGCGTGCTGGTGCTGCTGATCGCGTGGAACTTCATCTATTTCTGGCCTCTGTACACGGGGACGGCGATTCCCATCGATTCCTGGCGTTCACGTATGTGGCTGGACACCTGGGTCTAG
- a CDS encoding GlxA family transcriptional regulator yields MSHIVFFLVPGVHLLDLAGPAQVFSTAANFGHPYALTYVAEQPQVPTAQGLPLVAEVDWPELGPEDLVVVPGWRAVTLADSPAIADASLQILRDHHARGGTVASVCAGAEALGRAGLLKGRRCTTHHDAQDELALRHPGAIVVRDVLFTADDRVITSAGIASGIDLALHLVAGRHGSAVAAQVARDMVVYTRRNGHEPQTSAMFRHRSHLDDTVHRVQDLIDTRFDQPLPLPGLASAVGVSERTLTRLFSRATGLTPLRYQQTLRLERAEHLISHGATVDAAAHSVGFEDARMLRRLRTRAA; encoded by the coding sequence GTGAGCCACATCGTCTTCTTCCTGGTGCCCGGAGTCCATCTGCTGGACCTGGCCGGCCCCGCGCAGGTCTTCTCCACGGCAGCCAACTTCGGGCACCCGTACGCCCTCACCTACGTCGCCGAGCAGCCGCAGGTCCCCACAGCCCAGGGGCTGCCCCTGGTGGCAGAGGTCGACTGGCCCGAACTCGGGCCCGAAGACCTGGTCGTGGTCCCCGGCTGGCGGGCCGTCACCCTGGCCGACTCACCCGCCATCGCCGACGCCTCCCTGCAGATCCTGCGGGACCACCACGCCAGGGGCGGAACGGTGGCCAGCGTCTGCGCCGGCGCAGAAGCACTCGGGCGGGCCGGCCTGCTCAAGGGCCGTCGCTGCACCACCCACCACGACGCGCAGGACGAGTTGGCTCTGCGCCACCCCGGCGCGATCGTCGTCCGCGACGTCCTGTTCACTGCCGACGACCGGGTGATCACCTCCGCCGGTATCGCCAGCGGCATCGACCTTGCCCTCCACCTCGTCGCTGGCCGGCACGGGTCTGCCGTCGCCGCCCAGGTCGCCCGGGACATGGTCGTATACACCCGTCGCAACGGCCATGAGCCGCAGACCAGCGCGATGTTCCGGCACCGGTCCCACCTCGACGACACCGTGCACCGCGTCCAGGACCTCATCGACACCCGCTTCGACCAACCGCTGCCACTGCCCGGCCTGGCCTCTGCCGTCGGCGTCAGCGAACGCACCCTCACCCGGCTCTTCAGTCGCGCCACCGGCCTCACTCCGCTGCGCTACCAGCAGACCCTGCGCCTGGAACGCGCCGAGCACCTCATCAGCCACGGCGCCACGGTCGACGCCGCCGCCCACTCGGTCGGCTTCGAGGACGCCCGCATGCTGCGCCGCCTGCGCACCCGGGCGGCCTGA
- a CDS encoding ATP-binding protein — MPETKKETQPQPEPQCESDSWEYSLYIPNDLRAVTVSRRTLRLILTLHGLIGLVDTAELLATELVSNAVRHTKGPAALRVRWSADVLRIGAWDADPQPPEPPQELGQLIESEDGRGLGMVRACSDLWGWQPLSRFGNRGKFVWCELSTGVSACA; from the coding sequence ATGCCCGAAACCAAGAAGGAAACCCAGCCCCAGCCCGAGCCCCAGTGCGAATCGGACTCCTGGGAGTACTCCCTCTACATCCCCAACGACCTCCGCGCCGTCACCGTCAGCCGCCGCACCCTCCGCCTGATCCTCACCCTGCACGGACTGATCGGCCTCGTCGACACCGCCGAGCTCCTCGCCACCGAGTTGGTGTCCAACGCCGTACGGCACACCAAGGGCCCCGCCGCCCTACGCGTCCGCTGGTCGGCCGACGTACTGCGCATCGGAGCCTGGGACGCCGATCCCCAACCACCCGAGCCACCGCAGGAGTTGGGTCAGCTCATCGAATCGGAGGACGGGCGCGGGCTCGGAATGGTGCGGGCCTGTTCCGACCTCTGGGGGTGGCAGCCCCTGTCACGGTTCGGGAACCGAGGCAAGTTCGTATGGTGCGAACTCTCCACCGGGGTCAGCGCCTGCGCCTAG
- a CDS encoding TatD family hydrolase has translation MSAKSQTSSAPPLPAPLRVAVADSHTHLDMQSGTVAEGLAKAASVGVTTVVQVGCDIKGSRWAAETAATYESVHATVALHPNEAPRIVHGDPDGWSRQGARVPGGDAALDEALAEIDRLAGLPQVKGVGETGLDYFRTGPEGKAAQERSFRAHIEIAKRHGKALVIHDRDAHADVLRVLKEEGAPDRTVFHCYSGDAEMAEVCAANGYFMSFAGNMTFKNAQPLRDALAVAPLELVLVETDAPFLTPAPYRGRPNAPYLIPVTLRAMAEVRGIDEDTLATAIATNTARAFDY, from the coding sequence ATGTCTGCCAAGTCCCAAACGTCCTCAGCGCCGCCGCTGCCCGCACCCCTACGGGTGGCGGTCGCCGATTCCCACACCCACCTCGACATGCAGTCCGGCACCGTCGCGGAAGGCCTCGCCAAGGCCGCGTCGGTCGGGGTGACGACGGTCGTCCAGGTCGGCTGCGACATCAAGGGCTCCCGGTGGGCGGCCGAGACGGCGGCCACGTACGAGAGCGTCCACGCGACCGTCGCCCTGCACCCGAACGAGGCGCCCCGTATCGTCCACGGCGATCCCGACGGCTGGTCCCGGCAGGGCGCGCGGGTGCCCGGCGGAGACGCGGCCCTCGACGAGGCGCTCGCGGAGATCGACCGGCTGGCCGGGCTCCCGCAGGTCAAGGGCGTAGGGGAAACGGGACTGGACTACTTCCGTACCGGGCCCGAGGGAAAGGCGGCCCAGGAGCGGTCCTTCCGGGCGCACATCGAGATCGCCAAGCGGCACGGCAAGGCGCTCGTCATCCACGACCGGGACGCGCACGCCGACGTCCTGCGGGTCCTGAAGGAAGAGGGCGCCCCCGACCGCACCGTCTTCCACTGCTACTCCGGGGACGCGGAGATGGCCGAAGTCTGCGCCGCGAACGGCTACTTCATGTCCTTCGCCGGCAACATGACCTTCAAGAACGCCCAGCCACTGCGCGACGCGCTCGCCGTGGCCCCCCTGGAACTGGTCCTCGTCGAGACGGACGCGCCCTTCCTCACCCCCGCGCCGTACCGGGGCCGGCCCAACGCGCCCTACCTCATCCCGGTCACCCTGCGGGCGATGGCCGAGGTGCGCGGCATCGACGAGGACACACTGGCGACGGCCATCGCTACGAACACCGCACGCGCCTTCGATTACTGA
- a CDS encoding ubiquitin-like domain-containing protein, producing MSSSPYETYSPASGPQSQSFEEPLLEESLYGGYDPHTAETVAYGVPYEDTYRPAYEPQASQLPPTLPLPLTLPLPLPLQQAAGGRAHERRAARRRKGSERPDAIRRLLPQALVVAFLAGGTTAFVAEDKAIELSVDGKPRTLHTFADDVTELLADEGVAVGAHDVVAPAPGTALASGDEVRVHYGRPLRITLDGERRELWTTAHTVEEALRQLGVRAEGAYLSLARSQKIDRQGLTIDVRTERTVTIMADGRARTIRTNAATVGEAVTEAGITLRGEDMISVAAASFPRDGQTVTVLRVTGSKEVHEEAIPFDVRRTQDASLFKGTEVVDQAGRPGLRRVTFAIRAVNGVKQKPRRVRTEVVREPRAQLVRVGSKPRPTSVQGADHLDWGSLAACESGGRPNAVDSSGTYGGLYQFDTRTWQSLGGSGRPQDATATEQTFRAKRLYVKRGAGPWPHCGGRLHG from the coding sequence GTGAGCAGCTCGCCGTACGAGACGTACAGCCCCGCAAGCGGGCCACAGTCGCAGTCCTTCGAAGAGCCGTTGCTCGAAGAGTCGTTGTACGGGGGGTACGACCCGCACACCGCCGAGACGGTGGCGTACGGGGTGCCGTACGAGGACACGTACCGCCCCGCCTACGAGCCCCAGGCATCGCAGCTGCCGCCTACGCTCCCTCTCCCTCTCACTCTGCCTCTCCCTCTGCCTCTGCAGCAGGCGGCGGGCGGACGGGCCCACGAGCGGCGGGCGGCCAGGCGCCGCAAGGGATCCGAACGGCCGGACGCCATCCGGCGGTTGCTGCCCCAAGCCCTCGTCGTGGCGTTCCTCGCGGGCGGTACGACGGCCTTCGTCGCCGAGGACAAGGCGATCGAGCTGAGCGTCGACGGCAAGCCGCGCACCCTGCACACCTTCGCCGACGACGTGACCGAACTGCTGGCCGACGAGGGGGTCGCGGTGGGCGCCCACGACGTCGTCGCCCCCGCGCCGGGCACCGCACTGGCCAGCGGCGACGAGGTCCGCGTCCACTACGGGCGACCCCTGCGGATCACTCTGGACGGTGAACGGCGTGAGCTGTGGACGACGGCACACACGGTGGAGGAAGCACTCAGGCAGCTCGGGGTGCGAGCGGAGGGCGCGTACCTGTCGCTCGCGCGCTCCCAGAAGATCGACAGGCAAGGGCTCACCATCGACGTCCGCACCGAGCGCACGGTGACGATCATGGCGGACGGGCGGGCCCGCACGATCCGCACGAACGCGGCGACGGTCGGCGAGGCGGTGACGGAGGCCGGGATCACGCTGCGCGGCGAGGACATGATCTCGGTGGCAGCCGCGAGCTTCCCGCGCGACGGTCAGACGGTGACGGTGCTGCGGGTGACGGGCTCGAAGGAGGTGCACGAGGAGGCGATCCCCTTCGACGTCCGGCGCACCCAGGACGCGTCCCTGTTCAAGGGCACGGAGGTCGTCGACCAGGCGGGCCGCCCGGGCCTGCGCCGGGTCACCTTCGCCATCCGCGCGGTCAACGGCGTGAAGCAGAAGCCACGCCGGGTGCGTACGGAGGTGGTGCGCGAGCCCCGGGCCCAGCTGGTGAGGGTCGGCTCGAAACCCAGGCCGACCTCGGTTCAGGGGGCGGACCATCTGGACTGGGGTTCGCTGGCGGCCTGCGAGTCCGGGGGGCGCCCGAACGCGGTGGACTCGTCCGGTACGTACGGCGGCCTGTACCAGTTCGACACGCGGACCTGGCAGAGCCTGGGCGGCTCCGGGCGCCCCCAGGACGCGACAGCCACGGAGCAGACGTTCCGCGCGAAGAGGCTGTATGTGAAGCGGGGGGCGGGGCCTTGGCCGCATTGTGGGGGGCGGTTGCATGGGTGA
- a CDS encoding isochorismatase family protein, translated as MTRALIVIDVQESFRAGPLWETISDPKIADKANRLVRLARRAGDLVVWVLHSEPGSGGAFDPALGHVRLLEELEQPVDGEPLIHKTSHNAFTTTNLQQLLTEHGVRKLAVCGIRTEQCVETTARVASDLGYQVTFVVDATATNPIPHRGAPAGQSVAELLADPRTLPADEIIRRTEYALAGRFATIATVDEVEAAADLPA; from the coding sequence ATGACCCGAGCACTGATCGTCATCGATGTCCAGGAATCCTTCCGCGCCGGTCCGCTGTGGGAGACGATCTCCGACCCGAAGATCGCAGACAAGGCGAACCGACTGGTCCGGCTCGCCCGCCGCGCCGGGGACCTGGTGGTGTGGGTACTGCACTCCGAGCCCGGCAGTGGTGGTGCCTTCGACCCGGCCCTCGGTCACGTCCGGCTCCTGGAGGAGCTGGAGCAGCCGGTGGACGGCGAGCCGCTGATCCACAAGACCTCGCACAACGCCTTCACCACCACCAACCTGCAACAACTCCTCACCGAGCACGGGGTCCGCAAACTCGCCGTATGCGGCATCCGCACCGAGCAGTGCGTGGAGACCACCGCCCGCGTGGCGAGCGACCTCGGTTACCAGGTCACCTTTGTCGTCGACGCGACCGCCACCAACCCCATCCCGCACCGCGGTGCCCCCGCCGGTCAGAGCGTCGCCGAACTGCTCGCCGATCCCCGCACCCTGCCCGCTGACGAGATCATCCGGCGCACCGAGTACGCCCTCGCCGGACGCTTCGCCACCATCGCGACGGTCGACGAGGTGGAGGCCGCGGCCGATCTTCCGGCATGA
- a CDS encoding penicillin-binding transpeptidase domain-containing protein, whose amino-acid sequence MRKGAKAAIVGSVFTVMVGGAGYGAFNIVSALTEDSGAAAVKTGPPSKDEIAETSEKFFAAWEKGQAQAAADLTDNAIPAANLIGDYSAKAHITGVKITAGTATGATVPFSVKATVSFQGKSKPLAYDSRLTIIRGTTTGRALVDWQPSVVHPGLKVSGDRLVTEQATSAPIEATDRDGKVLTKDKYPSLGPILDTLRARYGDKAGGTPGIELMIQHADAETADTSLLTLSEGTPGKVRTTLSASAQDAAEKAVLKFSESSVVAVQPSTGEVLAVANHRTDQFNAAFEGTLAPGSTMKIITAAMLIDNGVTSMNGPAPCTPTAVWKSQTFTNLKGMAPNEKATLANDFLRSCNTGFIKLIDGTEANPLTDESLTTEAQERFGLGQDNWKTGITSFDGSVPASAGPDRAANAIGQGQVQMSPLNMASVTATAITGEFRQPYLISPDLDDRQLATAKGLPASTSAQLKEMMRMTATQGTATQAMAGLSGDIGAKTGSAEVDGQDKSNSWFTGFRGDIAAAAMTQEGGHGGDAAGPIVAAVLRTGG is encoded by the coding sequence ATGCGCAAGGGAGCAAAGGCCGCCATCGTCGGGTCGGTGTTCACAGTGATGGTCGGAGGGGCCGGGTACGGCGCGTTCAACATCGTGTCCGCGCTCACCGAGGACAGCGGTGCGGCGGCCGTGAAGACCGGGCCGCCGTCGAAGGACGAGATCGCGGAGACCAGCGAGAAGTTCTTCGCGGCCTGGGAGAAGGGGCAGGCGCAGGCCGCCGCCGATCTCACCGACAACGCCATACCGGCGGCCAATCTGATCGGCGACTACAGCGCGAAAGCGCACATCACCGGCGTGAAGATCACCGCCGGGACGGCCACCGGAGCGACCGTGCCCTTCTCGGTGAAGGCCACGGTGTCGTTCCAGGGCAAGAGCAAGCCGCTCGCCTACGACAGCAGGCTGACGATCATCCGGGGTACGACGACCGGGCGGGCCCTGGTCGACTGGCAGCCGTCGGTCGTCCATCCCGGCCTCAAGGTGTCCGGGGACCGCCTGGTCACCGAGCAGGCCACGAGCGCGCCGATCGAGGCCACGGACCGGGACGGCAAGGTGCTGACGAAGGACAAGTACCCGTCCCTCGGGCCGATCCTCGACACCCTGCGGGCCCGCTACGGCGACAAGGCGGGCGGTACGCCTGGCATCGAACTGATGATCCAGCACGCCGACGCCGAGACGGCCGACACCTCGCTGCTGACTCTCTCCGAGGGCACCCCGGGCAAGGTGAGGACGACACTGAGCGCGAGTGCGCAGGACGCCGCCGAGAAGGCGGTGCTGAAGTTCTCCGAGTCGTCCGTGGTCGCCGTACAGCCGAGCACCGGTGAGGTGCTGGCGGTCGCCAACCACCGTACGGACCAGTTCAACGCGGCCTTCGAGGGCACGCTGGCGCCGGGCTCCACGATGAAGATCATCACGGCGGCGATGCTGATCGACAACGGCGTGACGTCGATGAACGGCCCGGCGCCCTGCACGCCGACCGCCGTCTGGAAGAGCCAGACCTTCACCAACCTCAAGGGCATGGCACCGAACGAGAAAGCCACCCTCGCCAACGACTTCCTGCGCTCCTGCAACACGGGCTTCATCAAGCTGATCGACGGCACCGAGGCGAACCCGCTCACCGACGAGTCGCTGACGACCGAGGCGCAGGAGCGGTTCGGGCTCGGGCAGGACAACTGGAAGACCGGGATCACCTCCTTCGACGGCAGCGTCCCCGCCTCCGCCGGCCCGGACCGCGCGGCCAACGCGATCGGGCAGGGTCAGGTCCAGATGAGCCCGCTGAACATGGCGTCGGTGACGGCGACGGCGATCACGGGCGAGTTCCGGCAGCCGTATCTCATCTCGCCCGACCTCGACGACCGTCAGCTGGCGACGGCGAAGGGCCTCCCGGCGAGCACGTCCGCGCAGCTCAAGGAGATGATGCGGATGACCGCGACCCAGGGCACCGCGACGCAGGCCATGGCCGGGCTGAGCGGGGACATCGGGGCGAAGACGGGGTCCGCCGAGGTGGACGGACAGGACAAGTCCAACAGCTGGTTCACCGGCTTCCGGGGCGACATCGCGGCGGCGGCCATGACCCAGGAGGGCGGCCACGGCGGCGACGCGGCCGGGCCGATTGTCGCAGCCGTGCTACGGACTGGCGGCTGA
- a CDS encoding DUF397 domain-containing protein, with amino-acid sequence MDTLGNWRKSSYSGGGDGNGCVEIANSRARIAVRDSKIPDRASLTFPTGAFAPFVEALKSPAAHLR; translated from the coding sequence ATGGACACCCTCGGCAACTGGCGGAAGTCGTCCTACTCCGGCGGCGGCGATGGCAACGGCTGCGTGGAGATCGCCAACTCGCGCGCTCGCATAGCCGTCCGCGACTCCAAGATCCCGGACCGAGCGTCCCTCACCTTCCCCACCGGAGCTTTCGCACCCTTCGTCGAGGCCCTCAAGTCACCTGCGGCACACCTCCGGTGA
- the rsmI gene encoding 16S rRNA (cytidine(1402)-2'-O)-methyltransferase, with amino-acid sequence MTGTLVLAGTPIGDITDAPPRLAAELAGADVIAAEDTRRLRRLTQALGVQPKGRVVSYFEGNEAARTPELVEALLGGSRVLLVTDAGMPSVSDPGYRLVAAAVEKDIKVTAVPGPSAVLTALALSGLPVDRFCFEGFLPRKAGERLSRLREVAEERRTLVYFEAPHRLDDTLAAMSEVFGTDRRAAVCRELTKTYEEIKRGPLAELAEWAAEGVRGEITVVVEGAPEKDGGELGAEELVRRVRVREEAGERRKEAIAAVAAEVGLPKREVFDAVVAAKNAEKSAGAGSATGSATPVTP; translated from the coding sequence GTGACAGGAACCTTGGTTTTGGCAGGCACGCCCATCGGCGACATCACGGACGCGCCGCCCCGGCTCGCGGCGGAGTTGGCGGGCGCCGACGTCATCGCGGCCGAGGACACCCGGCGGCTGCGCCGGCTCACCCAGGCGCTCGGGGTGCAGCCCAAGGGGCGGGTGGTGTCGTACTTCGAGGGCAACGAGGCCGCGCGCACCCCGGAACTGGTCGAGGCGCTGCTCGGCGGCTCGCGGGTGCTGCTGGTGACGGACGCGGGCATGCCGTCGGTGTCCGACCCTGGGTACCGGCTGGTCGCCGCCGCCGTGGAGAAGGACATCAAGGTGACGGCCGTACCCGGCCCGTCCGCCGTGCTCACCGCGCTCGCGCTCTCCGGGCTGCCCGTCGACCGGTTCTGCTTCGAGGGCTTCCTGCCGAGAAAGGCCGGCGAACGCCTCTCCCGGCTCCGGGAGGTGGCTGAGGAACGCCGCACACTCGTCTACTTCGAGGCCCCGCACCGCCTCGACGACACCCTCGCCGCCATGTCCGAGGTGTTCGGCACGGACCGCCGGGCCGCCGTCTGCCGGGAGTTGACGAAGACGTACGAGGAGATCAAACGCGGTCCGCTGGCCGAGCTGGCGGAATGGGCGGCGGAGGGCGTACGGGGTGAGATCACCGTCGTCGTCGAGGGCGCCCCCGAGAAGGACGGCGGGGAGCTCGGCGCCGAGGAACTGGTGCGGCGGGTGCGGGTGCGCGAGGAGGCGGGGGAGCGGCGCAAGGAGGCCATCGCGGCCGTTGCGGCGGAGGTGGGGCTGCCCAAGCGGGAGGTGTTCGACGCGGTGGTGGCCGCGAAGAACGCGGAGAAGTCCGCGGGCGCGGGGAGCGCGACGGGGAGTGCGACGCCCGTCACGCCATAA
- a CDS encoding DUF397 domain-containing protein, producing the protein MTTPGSWSRSSYSGSGDGNACVEIADHRAQVAVRDSKDPARGTLTFPAGTFAPFVESLKSPTREARSAP; encoded by the coding sequence GTGACCACCCCCGGTTCTTGGTCGAGGTCGTCCTACTCGGGCTCCGGCGACGGCAACGCCTGCGTCGAAATAGCAGACCATCGCGCGCAAGTAGCCGTACGAGACTCCAAGGACCCTGCCCGCGGCACCCTCACCTTTCCCGCCGGCACCTTCGCCCCCTTCGTCGAGTCCCTCAAGTCGCCCACCCGCGAAGCTCGTTCCGCACCTTGA
- a CDS encoding DUF397 domain-containing protein, with amino-acid sequence MTAPTTWRKSSYSGGGQGDACIEIAHRRARIAVRDSKTPSRASLTFPTGAFTGFVEALKSPTGHPQ; translated from the coding sequence GTGACCGCCCCCACCACCTGGCGGAAGTCGTCCTACTCCGGCGGCGGCCAGGGCGACGCCTGCATCGAAATTGCGCATCGCCGCGCTCGCATAGCCGTCCGCGACTCCAAGACCCCGTCCCGAGCGTCCCTCACGTTCCCGACTGGAGCCTTCACCGGCTTCGTCGAGGCGCTCAAGTCGCCCACGGGGCACCCCCAGTGA
- a CDS encoding helix-turn-helix domain-containing protein, whose amino-acid sequence MARRKQPTARQERLGSELRKLREAAGLKGLEAAALLGTDSAQISQIEFGTAGVSEDRVRRLAAQYSCTDEALIEALVVMATDRTHGWWEEYRGLLPTSFLDLSELEYHANYRWDVDLLHVPGLLQTEDCARALFSSRVPELLESELELRVRHRMQRRALFEGAHPVRYTALIHEAALRIKVGGRAAMRVQLARILELSDAEHITVRVIPFDLDSFADTGSAMLYVGGAVPKLDTVVRDAPHGAVLIDSEAQLSVFRTHFRRVEGVALGPDRSRDLIHRLATEL is encoded by the coding sequence ATGGCACGCAGAAAGCAACCCACGGCGCGCCAGGAGCGTCTGGGTTCCGAGCTGCGAAAACTGCGCGAGGCCGCAGGACTCAAGGGGCTCGAAGCCGCCGCGCTACTTGGCACCGACTCGGCCCAGATCAGCCAGATCGAGTTCGGCACAGCAGGTGTGAGCGAGGATCGCGTACGACGGCTCGCGGCGCAGTACTCGTGTACTGACGAGGCGCTGATCGAAGCCTTGGTGGTGATGGCGACCGACCGGACGCACGGCTGGTGGGAGGAGTATCGGGGCCTGCTGCCTACGTCCTTCCTCGACCTGTCCGAGTTGGAGTACCACGCCAACTACCGGTGGGACGTGGACCTTCTGCACGTCCCTGGGCTGCTCCAGACGGAGGACTGCGCACGTGCGCTCTTTTCGAGCCGCGTTCCCGAACTCCTCGAGAGTGAGCTGGAGTTGCGCGTCCGGCATCGCATGCAGCGGCGCGCCCTCTTCGAGGGCGCTCATCCAGTCCGGTACACAGCGCTGATCCACGAGGCAGCGCTGCGTATCAAAGTCGGCGGCCGTGCTGCCATGCGGGTCCAGCTTGCCCGCATTCTGGAACTCTCCGACGCCGAACACATCACCGTGCGCGTCATCCCCTTCGACCTGGACAGCTTCGCCGACACCGGAAGCGCCATGCTGTACGTGGGTGGTGCTGTTCCGAAACTGGACACTGTGGTGCGCGATGCCCCTCACGGCGCGGTCCTCATTGATTCCGAGGCTCAACTCAGCGTCTTCCGAACACACTTCCGTAGAGTGGAGGGGGTGGCACTCGGCCCAGACCGGTCGCGTGACCTCATCCATAGGCTGGCGACGGAGCTGTGA